In Sulfitobacter sp. OXR-159, one DNA window encodes the following:
- a CDS encoding paraquat-inducible protein A, with amino-acid sequence MVCMELSGTSQDILSARELGVVACTRCSKPAPMGTQTCSRCGSKLVSRDRLSLQRVWAFWTVGLMCYIPANTYPMLKTRTLFQVEESTIIGGAVELAQYGNWGIAFIILFASVAIPLAKFMAVAFLAISVKRRSVTSQRQRHYLYEVVEYIGRWSMIDIFVVAILSALVQLKTLAAINPGTASIFFALSVIFTMLAAQAFDTRMIWDAQTKDEGLKTDD; translated from the coding sequence ATGGTCTGTATGGAACTCTCTGGAACATCCCAAGACATCCTGAGCGCGCGGGAATTGGGCGTCGTGGCCTGCACCCGTTGTAGCAAGCCTGCGCCGATGGGCACGCAGACCTGCAGCCGCTGCGGCAGCAAGCTGGTCTCACGCGATCGGTTGAGCCTTCAGCGTGTCTGGGCGTTCTGGACCGTTGGGCTGATGTGCTACATCCCCGCCAACACCTACCCGATGCTCAAGACCCGGACGCTGTTTCAGGTCGAGGAAAGCACCATCATCGGCGGCGCGGTGGAACTGGCGCAATACGGCAATTGGGGGATCGCCTTTATCATCCTCTTTGCCTCTGTTGCCATTCCGCTGGCCAAGTTCATGGCCGTGGCCTTTCTTGCGATCAGCGTCAAACGGCGCTCTGTCACCTCGCAGCGGCAGCGGCACTACCTTTACGAAGTGGTTGAGTACATTGGCCGCTGGTCAATGATTGATATCTTTGTGGTTGCGATTTTATCCGCTCTGGTGCAACTCAAGACACTGGCCGCCATCAATCCCGGTACCGCGAGCATCTTTTTCGCCCTCTCCGTGATCTTTACCATGCTGGCGGCGCAAGCGTTTGATACCCGCATGATCTGGGACGCTCAGACCAAGGACGAGGGCCTGAAAACCGATGACTAA
- a CDS encoding intermembrane transport protein PqiB, with amino-acid sequence MTKTPPDVPISPTRKMFLSGASVIWIIPILALIVALFVAYRSYSERGPVIIVEFEEGAGISAGETELRFRDVTVGVVEKVGFTSDLDRVTAHIRLDKDVAPYIDNGAVFWVVQPEVTAQGITGLSTVLSGVYIEGSWDQQVGPAAQRFQGSSTEPLIRGGQGGLEIAFRSTANGQLTDNAPILYKGIEVGRVGYAKIAPRGNFAIVEALIFEEHRQLINESTRFWDASGFSVNIGPAGAEIDFSSLATLVGGGITFDTFVSGGAQVSDGTVFEIYPDKETARNSVFNASEVDPLKLSVVFDDNISGLIVGAPVEMSGLEIGEVETLSGLVDFERFGDSRVRLNAILSIQPAHLGLQDDVTAEAALAFLQERVENGLRARLASASLLTGGLKVEFVTVEDVPEAALEAADNGLALMPTTESDVSDAAATVEGVFTRINSLPIEELLNSAITFLNSAEAFVSDEDLRETPQDVRILLGELTGLVSSEEVKNVPVALNGTLVRIEELVAQLEEERIAERLSTALEGASEAANAVSSSVEGVPELVERIQAVAAKAETLEVEELVVALTDLTESADAVIGTEDAVALPGALKRALDEVNATLVELREGGAVENVNRTLASARNAADSIAVSARDLPQVVERLTALFAQASRTIEGYNQGEQLSRSAERTLRDIQKAADALASLARTIERNPNSLLLGR; translated from the coding sequence ATGACTAAGACGCCTCCCGACGTACCGATTTCTCCGACACGCAAGATGTTCCTCAGTGGGGCGTCGGTGATCTGGATCATCCCGATCCTTGCCCTGATCGTGGCGCTCTTCGTGGCGTATCGCTCTTATAGTGAACGCGGCCCGGTGATCATTGTGGAGTTCGAAGAAGGCGCGGGCATCTCTGCCGGAGAGACCGAACTGCGCTTTCGCGATGTGACGGTCGGTGTGGTCGAAAAGGTCGGCTTCACCTCGGATCTGGACCGGGTGACGGCGCATATCCGGCTGGACAAAGATGTAGCCCCCTATATCGACAACGGCGCGGTCTTTTGGGTCGTGCAGCCCGAAGTCACCGCGCAGGGCATTACCGGCCTCAGCACGGTGCTGAGCGGTGTCTATATCGAAGGGTCATGGGACCAGCAGGTCGGCCCGGCGGCGCAGCGTTTTCAGGGGTCCTCGACCGAGCCTTTGATCCGTGGCGGTCAGGGCGGGCTTGAGATTGCCTTTCGGTCCACCGCCAATGGCCAGCTGACCGACAATGCGCCGATCCTTTACAAGGGCATCGAAGTGGGCCGCGTAGGCTATGCCAAGATCGCCCCGCGGGGCAACTTTGCCATTGTTGAGGCGCTGATCTTTGAAGAGCACCGCCAGCTGATCAATGAATCCACCCGTTTCTGGGACGCCTCCGGCTTTAGCGTCAACATCGGCCCGGCGGGGGCCGAGATTGACTTTTCCTCGCTCGCGACCCTCGTGGGCGGCGGGATCACCTTTGACACCTTCGTCTCGGGCGGGGCGCAGGTGTCTGACGGGACGGTGTTTGAGATCTACCCCGACAAGGAAACCGCGCGGAACTCTGTCTTTAACGCTTCCGAAGTTGATCCGCTCAAGTTGAGCGTTGTGTTCGACGACAATATCTCAGGGCTGATCGTCGGCGCCCCAGTTGAAATGAGCGGGCTTGAGATTGGTGAGGTCGAGACCCTCTCGGGCCTCGTGGATTTCGAACGCTTCGGCGATAGCCGGGTTCGGCTCAACGCGATCTTGTCGATCCAACCGGCGCATCTGGGATTGCAAGACGACGTAACCGCCGAAGCCGCGCTGGCCTTCTTGCAAGAACGTGTGGAAAACGGCCTGCGTGCGCGGCTGGCCTCGGCCAGTCTGCTGACCGGCGGCTTGAAGGTTGAGTTCGTGACGGTGGAAGACGTGCCTGAGGCAGCGTTGGAAGCGGCAGATAACGGTCTTGCGCTGATGCCGACCACTGAAAGCGATGTTTCCGATGCGGCGGCCACGGTCGAAGGGGTCTTTACCCGCATCAACAGCCTGCCGATCGAAGAGTTGCTCAACAGTGCGATTACCTTCCTCAACTCGGCAGAGGCTTTCGTCTCAGACGAAGACCTGCGCGAAACGCCGCAGGATGTGCGGATCCTTTTGGGTGAACTGACGGGGTTGGTCTCTTCCGAGGAGGTCAAGAACGTGCCGGTCGCCTTGAACGGAACGCTGGTGCGGATCGAAGAACTGGTGGCGCAGCTTGAGGAAGAGCGGATCGCCGAGCGCCTGTCCACCGCGCTTGAAGGGGCGTCGGAGGCGGCGAACGCGGTATCGTCTTCGGTTGAGGGCGTGCCAGAGTTGGTAGAGCGCATTCAGGCCGTGGCGGCCAAGGCCGAAACACTGGAAGTCGAAGAGTTGGTCGTCGCGCTGACGGACCTCACCGAATCCGCCGATGCGGTGATCGGCACCGAAGATGCGGTGGCCCTGCCGGGCGCGCTCAAGCGGGCATTGGATGAGGTGAACGCCACGTTGGTAGAATTGCGCGAAGGCGGCGCGGTTGAGAATGTGAACCGCACCTTGGCCTCGGCCCGCAATGCGGCGGATAGCATCGCCGTCTCGGCCCGCGATCTGCCGCAGGTGGTCG